The Artemia franciscana chromosome 18, ASM3288406v1, whole genome shotgun sequence genome includes a window with the following:
- the LOC136038578 gene encoding zinc finger protein 664-like: MANLTTVSEDYFIKNEGEDALTGCSEKPFQSPNLHLSPKHENVPLLNLPSILGPGKFEYNTQKLEPKYSDHEEVKAENGTFGTKELNQLSNPDHTPKHTLSFLEPVEDPEFGFYEMASMALKKSSTSPGHFSPQMFGLHLQGNKSLVFSKNPSTSRFSNARASESEEKGLEDQKTGLKSRPQIRGCRNLEEHQRAHKGKKIYKYEICDKTYSQAAILNTHQRMHTVEKPFKCDVCDKSFSQAANLNTHQRIHTGEKPFKCVVCDQTFSQAVHLNNHQRMHTGEKPFKCDICDKTFSQAVNLNAHQRMHTGEKPFKCDICDKTFSHPTNLNTHQRMHTGEKPFKCDVCDQTFSRAANLNRHQRVHTGERPFKCDSCNKCFSESSGLTKHQRVHTGEKPFKCDACNKCFSESSSLIKHKRVHTGEKPFKCDVCKKCFSQSGSLKTHQRVHTGE; this comes from the exons ATGGCTAATCTTACCACAGTTTCTGAGGATTATTTCATTAAGAATG aaggTGAAGACGCTTTAACCGGCTGCAGTGAGAAGCCATTTCAAAGTCCAAACCTTCATTTGTCAccaaaacatgaaaatgttcCTTTGCTTAATTTACCTAGCATTTTAGGACCTGGTAAATTTGAATACAACACCCAGAAATTGGAACCTAAATACTCTGACCATGAAG aagtcaAAGCTGAAAATGGGACCTTTGGAACAAAAGAGTTGAATCAACTTTCTAACCCTGATCATACCCCCAAGCACACCTTGTCTTTTTTAGAGCCTGTTGAAGACCCAGAATTCGGCTTCTATGAAATGGCTTCTATGGCATTGAAGAAATCAAGTACCTCtccag GTCACTTTTCACCACAAATGTTTGGCCTACACCTACAGGGAAACAAGTcactagttttttcaaagaatccATCTACGAGCCGTTTCTCAAATGCAAGGGCATCAGAATCTGAAGAAAAAGGTTTAGAAGATCAGAAAACAGGTTTGAAAAGTCGCCCGCAAATTAGAGGGTGTAGAAACTTGGAAGAACATCAAAGGGCGCATAAAGGgaaaaagatatacaaatatgAGATATGTGACAAGACCTATTCTCAAGCAGCAATTTTGAACACACATCAAAGAATGCATACGGTTGAgaaaccatttaaatgtgacgtatgtGACAAGAGCTTTTCTCAGGCAGCAAACTTGAACACCCACCAAAGGATACATAcgggtgagaaaccgtttaaatgtgttGTATGTGATCAAACCTTTTCTCAAGCAGTGCATTTGAACAACCATCAAAGAATGCATAcgggtgagaaaccgtttaaatgcGATATATGTGACAAAACCTTTTCTCAAGCGGTAAATTTGAACGCGCATCAAAGAATGCATAcgggtgagaaaccgtttaaatgcGATATTTGTGACAAGACATTTTCTCATCCAACAAATTTGAACACCCACCAAAGAATGCATAcgggtgagaaaccgtttaaatgcGATGTATGTGACCAAACATTTTCTCGAGCAGCAAATTTAAACAGGCATCAAAGAGTGCATACTGGTGAGAGGCCATTTAAATGTGATTCATGTAACAAATGCTTTTCTGAGTCTAGCGGTTTGACTAAACACCAGAGAGTGCATACCGgggaaaaaccgtttaaatgtgatgcATGTAACAAATGCTTTTCTGAGTCTAGCAGTTTGATTAAACATAAGAGAGTTCATACcggtgaaaaaccgtttaaatgtgatgtatgtaaaaaatgtttttctcaaTCAGGCAGTCTGAAGACGCACCAAAGAGTGCATACGGGTGAGTAG